A window of Longispora fulva contains these coding sequences:
- a CDS encoding RNA polymerase sigma factor, whose translation MTGSDPGWPERVARDHAASLVGYCLALGLDATAAGDVVHDALVLAAELHPRLADPGRSTAWLFALVRWVALRRSPAPGGPAGDTLELPATGDELRTLADFSAAARRLSGTDRERVELSVRHALTVADIAAVTGAPPRLVAARLARALARVSRSGPRDLLDRYARLAPATVGPDLWPRLQGTLGSTTPGLLTEVAGQVGRLDRDGFPRQRDRRGVRRVGWALAAGAVLALALAGTAATSRPAAPVPQSRPTVDAPRPLPREDREVNRLASPKPSARPTTPGPRRPSPTPTPSGPVPPALDAAVGAARCMGDWQRFTVVASVTGATPTRVRLLFIDETGVYADTMAVGADGRWSVSGWGYLPTRWSVEATLPDGTALTTAGQSLDACRSAGP comes from the coding sequence ATGACCGGGTCCGACCCCGGATGGCCGGAGCGGGTCGCGCGGGACCACGCCGCGAGCCTCGTCGGGTACTGCCTGGCCCTCGGCCTGGACGCGACGGCCGCCGGGGACGTCGTGCACGACGCGCTGGTCCTCGCCGCCGAGCTGCACCCCCGGCTGGCCGACCCGGGCCGCAGCACGGCGTGGCTGTTCGCGCTGGTCCGGTGGGTGGCGCTCCGCCGGTCCCCGGCACCGGGCGGCCCGGCGGGCGACACCCTCGAGCTGCCCGCGACCGGGGACGAGCTGCGCACCCTGGCGGACTTCTCCGCCGCCGCCCGCCGACTGAGCGGAACCGACCGCGAACGGGTCGAACTGTCCGTCCGGCACGCGCTGACCGTCGCCGACATCGCCGCGGTCACCGGCGCGCCCCCCCGGCTGGTCGCCGCCCGGCTCGCCCGGGCGCTGGCCCGGGTGTCCCGGTCGGGCCCGCGGGACCTCCTCGACCGGTACGCCCGACTCGCCCCGGCCACCGTCGGCCCCGACCTGTGGCCCCGGCTGCAGGGCACCCTCGGCTCCACGACCCCGGGGCTGCTCACCGAGGTGGCGGGGCAGGTCGGGCGGCTCGACCGGGACGGCTTCCCCCGCCAGCGCGACCGGCGCGGCGTCCGGCGGGTCGGCTGGGCCCTGGCGGCCGGGGCCGTTCTCGCCCTCGCCCTGGCCGGTACGGCGGCGACGTCGCGCCCGGCGGCCCCGGTCCCGCAGAGCCGGCCGACGGTCGACGCGCCCCGGCCGCTGCCCCGGGAGGACCGCGAGGTCAACCGCCTCGCCTCGCCCAAGCCGAGCGCGCGCCCCACGACGCCCGGTCCGCGGCGGCCGAGCCCGACGCCGACGCCGTCGGGTCCGGTCCCGCCGGCGCTGGACGCGGCCGTGGGCGCGGCGCGGTGCATGGGCGACTGGCAACGGTTCACGGTGGTGGCCTCGGTGACCGGCGCGACCCCGACCCGGGTCAGGCTCCTGTTCATCGACGAGACCGGCGTGTACGCGGACACGATGGCGGTCGGGGCCGACGGGCGGTGGTCGGTGTCCGGGTGGGGCTACCTGCCGACCCGCTGGTCCGTGGAGGCCACGCTGCCCGACGGCACGGCGCTCACGACCGCCGGGCAGAGCCTGGACGCGTGCCGGAGCGCCGGCCCCTGA
- a CDS encoding response regulator transcription factor — translation MAVVQLVEDDPVIRGALVRALTDVGHEVRPFGTAMAGLRAVTADPPDLVILDLGLPDLDGADALRMLRGVSDVPVIVATARTGEPDMIRLLEAGADDYITKPFTSKALSARINAVLRRARTARFPDRIDVGPLSIDPSRRTATLDGTELELTRREYDLLTYLAARVGRVVTRQEIVTEVWRQPYSGTEQTLDVHISWLRRKLGETAAKPRLLRTVRGVGLMLVDPS, via the coding sequence ATGGCCGTCGTACAGCTGGTGGAGGACGACCCGGTGATCCGCGGGGCGCTCGTCCGCGCCCTCACCGACGTCGGACACGAGGTCCGGCCCTTCGGCACGGCCATGGCCGGCCTGCGCGCGGTGACCGCCGACCCGCCGGACCTCGTCATCCTCGACCTGGGCCTGCCGGACCTCGACGGCGCGGACGCGCTGCGGATGCTGCGCGGCGTGTCCGACGTCCCGGTCATCGTGGCCACCGCCCGCACCGGTGAGCCCGACATGATCCGGCTCCTGGAGGCCGGGGCCGACGACTACATCACCAAGCCGTTCACCAGCAAGGCCCTGTCCGCCCGGATCAACGCCGTGCTGCGCCGGGCCCGCACCGCGCGGTTCCCCGACCGGATCGACGTGGGCCCGCTGAGCATCGACCCGTCCCGCCGCACCGCCACCCTCGACGGGACAGAACTGGAACTGACCCGCCGCGAGTACGACCTGCTCACCTATCTCGCGGCCCGGGTCGGCCGGGTGGTGACCCGCCAGGAGATCGTCACGGAGGTGTGGCGCCAGCCGTACTCCGGGACCGAACAGACCCTCGACGTGCACATCTCCTGGCTGCGCCGCAAACTCGGCGAGACGGCGGCCAAGCCCCGCCTGCTGCGCACCGTGCGCGGGGTCGGCCTGATGCTCGTGGACCCGTCGTGA
- a CDS encoding G1 family glutamic endopeptidase, whose product MTTSTRRMALFAALAVGLAAATAAAHPAAASQAPARHHTHQTHHLHSDEIWGGYTAYGQTFTSISATWNIPALDCSANRGIASPWVGLDGWDSSTVEQIGIDFDCTSGRAQYKPWVEMYPQDSIYFTNTVRAGDSMTGSVHDDGGHWYTLTLADSTQGWTKTFRKYLANAGSVNAEAIMEPIGGGNVPKLARFDALRFSDVTVDGHPIGDYSTHRSSVTRGTTVLATTGSLSGGGFPITWQHS is encoded by the coding sequence ATGACCACATCCACCCGCCGCATGGCGCTGTTCGCGGCGCTCGCGGTCGGCCTCGCCGCGGCCACCGCCGCCGCGCACCCGGCCGCCGCGAGCCAGGCGCCCGCCCGGCACCACACCCACCAGACCCACCACCTGCACTCCGACGAGATCTGGGGCGGCTACACCGCCTACGGCCAGACCTTCACCTCGATCTCGGCCACCTGGAACATCCCGGCGCTGGACTGCTCCGCCAATCGGGGCATCGCCTCGCCGTGGGTCGGCCTCGACGGCTGGGACAGCAGCACGGTCGAGCAGATCGGGATCGACTTCGACTGCACCAGCGGGCGGGCGCAGTACAAGCCGTGGGTGGAGATGTATCCGCAGGACTCGATCTACTTCACCAACACGGTGCGGGCCGGCGACTCGATGACCGGTTCGGTGCACGACGACGGCGGGCACTGGTACACGCTGACCCTCGCCGACTCGACCCAGGGGTGGACGAAGACGTTCCGCAAGTACCTGGCGAACGCCGGGTCCGTGAACGCCGAGGCCATCATGGAGCCGATCGGCGGCGGCAACGTGCCGAAGCTGGCGCGGTTCGATGCGCTGCGGTTCAGCGACGTCACGGTGGACGGTCACCCGATCGGCGACTACAGCACGCACCGCTCGTCGGTCACCCGGGGCACGACCGTCCTCGCGACGACCGGGTCGCTGAGCGGTGGGGGCTTCCCGATCACCTGGCAGCACTCCTGA
- a CDS encoding TetR/AcrR family transcriptional regulator C-terminal domain-containing protein — MQLNRSDVLNGAIALLDRDGLDGLTMRKLAGELKVQPGALYWHVRHKQALLDAIAERLLDGVADIDESAPGVDRLAELAGRLRRALLSHRNGARVVAGTYVRQPNTLRFGDVAVRAAVAAGIPVEHAGLVHFALQDYVLGHTIEEQSRDELTAAGEWTERQSPIDPAEFPDISAAVEAVGRTDPEDLFRYGLDLFLDGVRARAAARHGG; from the coding sequence GTGCAGCTCAACCGGTCCGACGTGCTGAACGGGGCGATCGCGCTCCTCGACCGCGACGGCCTCGACGGCCTGACGATGCGCAAACTGGCCGGCGAGCTCAAGGTCCAGCCCGGCGCGCTCTACTGGCACGTCCGGCACAAGCAGGCCCTGCTCGACGCGATCGCGGAGCGGCTGCTCGACGGCGTGGCCGACATCGACGAGTCCGCTCCCGGGGTCGACCGGCTCGCCGAGCTGGCCGGCCGCTTGCGTCGGGCGCTGTTGTCGCACCGCAACGGGGCCCGGGTGGTGGCCGGCACCTACGTCCGCCAGCCCAACACGCTGCGGTTCGGCGACGTCGCCGTCCGGGCCGCCGTCGCCGCCGGCATCCCGGTGGAGCACGCGGGCCTCGTGCACTTCGCGCTGCAGGACTACGTCCTCGGGCACACCATCGAGGAACAGTCCCGCGACGAGCTGACGGCGGCGGGGGAGTGGACCGAACGCCAGTCCCCGATCGACCCGGCCGAGTTCCCGGACATCAGCGCCGCCGTCGAGGCGGTTGGAAGGACCGACCCCGAGGACCTGTTCCGCTACGGCCTCGACCTGTTCCTCGACGGCGTCCGGGCCCGGGCGGCCGCCCGCCACGGCGGCTAG
- a CDS encoding sensor histidine kinase yields the protein MRLTLARLALATTSLVALAFCLPLAVLAQQIAYDRAVNDAKHDATALVATLAATGDRAAIDRAVASTGAGGAGRITVHFPGEEPLGTPHATPAEVTAATTRRESRTVEVHGGLAYLQAVALDPERTVVVEVYVPDADLTRGVHQDWLVLVGVAAALVAGSVFVADRLGARLVRDVRELARAARGLGDGDLTARANPSGPPELRAVGRTFNVVADRVTALVESERRLAADLSHRLRTPLTALRLDAEVLPMDPGGDRIRQAVDILDAEIDAIIRGVTVTDGPVDLVDVLADRLAFWSVLAEDHGRAWSVLGGESPVLVAAPRAELVAAVDALLGNVFAHTPQGTPFRVLVGPAGLVVEDAGPGIERPEVALRRGSSGAGSTGLGLDIVRRVAATMGGAVTVDRGEWGGARVTMTVADVPAFASGPRAWRRSEVTSRRKDRRVT from the coding sequence GTGAGGCTCACCCTGGCCCGGCTGGCCCTCGCCACGACCTCGCTCGTCGCGCTCGCCTTCTGCCTGCCCCTGGCCGTACTGGCCCAGCAGATCGCCTACGACCGCGCCGTCAACGACGCCAAGCACGACGCGACGGCGCTCGTCGCCACCCTCGCCGCCACCGGCGACCGGGCCGCCATCGACCGCGCCGTCGCGTCCACCGGCGCGGGCGGCGCGGGCCGGATCACCGTGCACTTCCCCGGCGAGGAGCCGCTCGGCACCCCGCACGCGACCCCGGCGGAGGTGACCGCCGCGACGACCCGCCGCGAGTCGCGCACCGTGGAGGTGCACGGCGGCCTGGCGTACCTGCAGGCGGTGGCCCTGGACCCCGAGCGGACCGTCGTCGTCGAGGTGTACGTGCCCGACGCCGACCTGACCCGCGGCGTGCACCAGGACTGGCTCGTCCTGGTCGGTGTCGCCGCGGCCCTAGTCGCCGGGTCCGTGTTCGTCGCCGACCGGCTGGGTGCCCGCCTCGTCCGCGACGTCCGCGAACTCGCGCGGGCCGCCCGGGGCCTCGGCGACGGGGACCTCACCGCCCGGGCCAACCCGTCCGGGCCTCCTGAGCTGCGCGCGGTCGGCCGGACGTTCAACGTCGTCGCGGACCGGGTCACCGCGCTCGTGGAGTCCGAGCGGCGGCTGGCGGCGGACCTGTCCCACAGGCTGCGCACCCCGCTGACGGCGCTGCGGTTGGACGCCGAGGTGTTGCCGATGGATCCGGGCGGGGACCGGATCCGGCAGGCGGTGGACATCCTGGACGCGGAGATCGACGCGATCATCCGGGGCGTGACCGTGACGGACGGCCCGGTGGACCTGGTGGACGTCCTGGCCGACCGGCTGGCGTTCTGGTCGGTGCTGGCCGAGGACCACGGTCGGGCGTGGAGCGTGTTGGGCGGTGAGTCCCCGGTGCTGGTTGCGGCGCCCCGGGCGGAGCTGGTCGCGGCCGTGGACGCCCTGCTGGGCAACGTGTTCGCGCACACCCCGCAGGGCACCCCTTTCCGGGTACTCGTCGGGCCCGCCGGCCTCGTGGTGGAGGACGCCGGCCCGGGCATCGAGCGCCCCGAGGTGGCGTTGCGCCGGGGCAGCAGCGGGGCCGGTTCGACCGGTCTGGGACTGGACATCGTGCGCCGGGTCGCGGCGACGATGGGTGGCGCGGTGACGGTGGACCGGGGGGAGTGGGGCGGGGCCCGGGTCACGATGACGGTGGCGGACGTGCCGGCCTTCGCGTCGGGGCCGAGGGCGTGGCGCCGGTCAGAGGTGACGTCCCGCAGGAAGGACCGCCGCGTCACCTGA